A genomic region of Populus nigra chromosome 11, ddPopNigr1.1, whole genome shotgun sequence contains the following coding sequences:
- the LOC133706238 gene encoding histone acetyltransferase MCC1-like isoform X1, whose protein sequence is MVNQKISHRPTICYRPIQPSDLEVLERLHADIFPIRYEEEFFQSVVHARDIVSWAAVDRSRPNGHSDELIGFVTARIVLAKETEIGDLLIYDPLKPDQTLVYIMTLGVVETYRNLGIARSLIRQVIKYASSIPTCHAVYLHVISYNIPAIHLYKKMSFKCIRRLQGFYLINGQHYDSFLFVYYVNGGCSPCSPLELLVAAVSYMTSSLKTVAARLRKNEQESPKLPKCKETNFLISMQAKRNLTTECTGYECV, encoded by the exons ATGGTGAACCAAAAAATTTCTCATCGTCCAACCATATGCTACAGACCTATACAGCCTTCTGATTTGGAGGTATTAGAGCGATTACATGCTGATATATTCCCTATCAG GTACGAGGAAGAGTTTTTCCAAAGTGTTGTTCATGCACGTGATATTGTTTCCTGGGCTGCAGTTGACCGCAGTCGACCTAATGGTCACAGTGATGAACTTATTGGATTTGTTACGGCACGGATAGTACTGGCAAAAGAAACTGAG ATAGGAGATTTGCTCATATACGACCCCTTGAAACCAGATCAAACACTAGTTTACATCATGACACTTGGAGTAGTAGAAACTTACAGAAATCTTGGAATAG CAAGGTCTCTTATTCGTCAGGTCATTAAATATGCTTCAAGTATTCCGACATGTCATGCAGTTTACCTGCATGTGATCTCTTACAACATTCCTGCTATTCATTTGTACAAAAAAATGTCATTCAAGTGTATACGAAGGTTGCAAGGCTTTTATCTAATCAACGGCCAGCATTATGATTCATTCTTGTTTGTTTACTATGTAAATGGTGGTTGTTCTCCTTGCTCACCATT AGAGCTTCTTGTAGCTGCAGTGAGTTACATGACAAGCAGTCTCAAGACCGTAGCCGCGAGGCTAAGGAAAAATGAACAGGAGTCACCAAAATTGCCCAAATGTAAAGAAACCAATTTTCTTATATCAATGCAAGCCAAGAGAAACCTCACAACTGAATGCACTGGTTATGAATGTGTGTAA
- the LOC133706238 gene encoding histone acetyltransferase MCC1-like isoform X2 yields the protein MVNQKISHRPTICYRPIQPSDLEVLERLHADIFPIRYEEEFFQSVVHARDIVSWAAVDRSRPNGHSDELIGFVTARIVLAKETEIGDLLIYDPLKPDQTLVYIMTLGVVETYRNLGIARSLIRQVIKYASSIPTCHAVYLHVISYNIPAIHLYKKMSFKCIRRLQGFYLINGQHYDSFLFVYYVNGGCSPCSPLELLVAAVSYMTSSLKTVAARLRKNEQESPKLPK from the exons ATGGTGAACCAAAAAATTTCTCATCGTCCAACCATATGCTACAGACCTATACAGCCTTCTGATTTGGAGGTATTAGAGCGATTACATGCTGATATATTCCCTATCAG GTACGAGGAAGAGTTTTTCCAAAGTGTTGTTCATGCACGTGATATTGTTTCCTGGGCTGCAGTTGACCGCAGTCGACCTAATGGTCACAGTGATGAACTTATTGGATTTGTTACGGCACGGATAGTACTGGCAAAAGAAACTGAG ATAGGAGATTTGCTCATATACGACCCCTTGAAACCAGATCAAACACTAGTTTACATCATGACACTTGGAGTAGTAGAAACTTACAGAAATCTTGGAATAG CAAGGTCTCTTATTCGTCAGGTCATTAAATATGCTTCAAGTATTCCGACATGTCATGCAGTTTACCTGCATGTGATCTCTTACAACATTCCTGCTATTCATTTGTACAAAAAAATGTCATTCAAGTGTATACGAAGGTTGCAAGGCTTTTATCTAATCAACGGCCAGCATTATGATTCATTCTTGTTTGTTTACTATGTAAATGGTGGTTGTTCTCCTTGCTCACCATT AGAGCTTCTTGTAGCTGCAGTGAGTTACATGACAAGCAGTCTCAAGACCGTAGCCGCGAGGCTAAGGAAAAATGAACAGGAGTCACCAAAATTGCCCAAAT GA
- the LOC133706215 gene encoding transcription factor MYB53-like codes for MMAESPFQDESALKKGPWTPEEDQKLIDYIQKHGHGSWRALPMLAGLNRCGKSCRLRWTNYLRPDIKRGNFSEEEQRIIIDFHQVLGNKWSAIAQHLPGRTDNEIKNFWNTHLKKKLLQMGIDPVTHRPRTDLNIIANLPQLLAAAANFSNLMNIPWDNAIKAQVDATKLQLLHNILQVLGNSPPPNMEALNNLFASRDHQLYEYLRMNSQLEGLLKCGEDGLSSQGINAQAQSNFPNIDAPQQPFSDHNPIKDSKSRTHNSDQLVSSYAFPTSNTLPQLVSASPECSSANTISPNDIISNPSNATSTTFEAWRNLMDDGANDNYWIDIIDQASSQPWPN; via the exons ATGATGGCGGAATCACCTTTCCAAGATGAAAGTGCCCTAAAGAAAGGGCCTTGGACGCCAGAAGAAGATCAAAAGCTCATTGATTACATTCAGAAACATGGCCATGGGAGTTGGAGAGCGCTTCCAATGCTTGCTGGGTTGAACAGGTGTGGAAAGAGTTGTAGGCTAAGGTGGACTAATTATCTGAGGCCTGATATCAAAAGAGGAAATTTTTCTGAGGAGGAACAGCGAATTATCATAGACTTCCATCAAGTCCTTGGAAATAA GTGGTCAGCAATAGCACAGCATCTTCCAGGGAGAACCGATAACGAAATCAAGAACTTTTGGAATACTCATCTAAAGAAAAAGCTTCTCCAAATGGGGATTGATCCTGTCACCCACAGGCCAAGAACTGACCTTAACATAATTGCAAACCTACCACAGTTGCTTGCTGCTGCTGCAAATTTCAGCAATCTGATGAATATTCCCTGGGATAACGCAATCAAAGCACAGGTAGATGCCACCAAACTCCAGTTGCTGCATAACATACTGCAAGTCCTAGGCAATAGTCCACCTCCAAACATGGAAGCGCTTAATAACCTCTTTGCATCACGGGACCATCAGCTATATGAATACCTCAGAATGAACTCTCAGTTAGAGGGACTACTAAAATGCGGCGAGGATGGTCTTTCTTCGCAAGGTATCAACGCTCAGGCTCAGTCCAACTTTCCAAATATAGATGCTCCTCAGCAACCATTCAGTGATCACAATCCAATAAAGGACTCAAAATCACGTACCCACAATAGCGACCAATTAGTCTCTTCATATGCTTTTCCAACTTCAAACACACTGCCCCAGTTGGTTTCAGCCTCACCTGAATGTTCATCAGCAAACACCATCAGCCCAAATGATATTATTTCTAACCCTTCTAATGCCACTTCAACCACATTTGAAGCGTGGAGGAATCTTATGGATGATGGGGCAAATGACAATTATTGGATAGATATAATTGA CCAAGCATCTTCGCAGCCATGgccaaactaa